Proteins encoded together in one Mannheimia haemolytica window:
- the yohK gene encoding Inner membrane protein yohK — protein sequence MNYLYTVLTVIMFIAGLKISQKLKSSFLNPFLIALALLIGVLLIFNIPYQDYYQGNSPLNNLLGVSVVALAYPFYEQLPHIRKKWRQIVVILLFSTIITMITGLGFSLLFGASQEILAAILPKSVSMPMAIIITNEINGNVAIAAVGVMIAGLVGSILGFTLLRLAKVRNVMAIGLSMGAASHALGTARCLEHSMKAGSYSSIALVACGVLSSIFAPLIFNVIVTLCY from the coding sequence ATGAACTATCTTTACACTGTGTTGACGGTAATCATGTTTATTGCCGGTTTGAAAATCAGCCAAAAACTCAAGAGCAGTTTTCTGAACCCTTTCTTAATTGCACTCGCTTTGCTAATTGGTGTATTACTGATTTTTAATATCCCTTACCAAGACTATTATCAAGGTAATTCCCCCTTGAATAACTTACTTGGCGTTTCTGTTGTGGCACTTGCTTACCCTTTTTATGAACAATTACCCCATATCCGTAAAAAATGGCGGCAGATTGTCGTGATTTTGCTGTTTAGTACTATCATTACGATGATAACTGGGCTTGGGTTTTCATTATTATTTGGGGCAAGCCAAGAGATCTTAGCCGCCATTTTGCCTAAATCGGTATCAATGCCAATGGCAATTATTATTACGAATGAAATTAATGGAAATGTTGCAATCGCAGCGGTTGGGGTGATGATCGCAGGCTTAGTGGGATCTATTTTAGGCTTTACGCTTCTGCGCCTGGCAAAAGTAAGAAATGTGATGGCGATTGGGTTAAGTATGGGAGCTGCTTCCCACGCATTAGGCACGGCAAGATGCTTAGAGCATAGTATGAAAGCCGGTAGCTATAGTTCTATCGCATTAGTGGCTTGTGGTGTGCTGTCTTCTATATTTGCACCTTTAATATTTAACGTTATCGTCACGTTATGTTACTAA
- the yohJ gene encoding Putative effector of murein hydrolase LrgA, with protein sequence MLSTLLRMVASLALLFVMLYLGKLIVYLFPIGIPDSILGMLILFGCLVIGIVKVEWVIPSAKPLTRYMTLFFLPICVELIEHLELLRQNLNTFVLATALSTLVSVVAIGVFAQWIFHYKRG encoded by the coding sequence ATGTTGTCTACATTGCTGCGTATGGTTGCTTCTTTGGCATTGTTATTTGTGATGCTTTATTTAGGCAAGTTAATCGTTTATCTATTCCCCATCGGGATCCCGGATAGTATTTTAGGTATGCTTATCTTATTCGGCTGCTTGGTTATCGGCATTGTTAAAGTGGAATGGGTGATACCGAGCGCGAAACCGCTCACACGTTATATGACACTATTTTTCCTGCCGATTTGTGTCGAACTCATCGAACATCTTGAGCTGTTACGCCAAAATCTGAACACTTTTGTATTGGCAACGGCATTAAGCACCTTAGTTTCTGTGGTCGCGATTGGCGTGTTTGCACAGTGGATTTTTCATTACAAGAGAGGGTAA
- the dinG gene encoding Probable ATP-dependent helicase dinG homolog: MTKYDDKIQHAFSDNGLLSQNISGFRPRQAQLEMAQAVAKAVKFATPVVVEAGTGTGKTFAYLVPALLSGKKTILSTGSKNLQDQLFNRDLPTIQKALKYKGKIALLKGRANYLCLERLDQVTAMGVLGDKSVLADLKKVSKWQNSTKTGDLSECITIAEDSPIIPQLVSTTESCLGSDCPHFKDCYVVQARRKAMDADVVVVNHHLFCADMAVKETGFGELIPEAELVIFDEAHQLPDIASQYFGQSLSSRQLFDICKDTNIVYRTELKDLAQLGKAADHLTKVVQDFRLLMGGEGQIRGNLRELFRDKKVVDGLVKVAENIDFLSEVVKKSLGRSETLDKIFERLAEVKIQLKKLMDTGVTGYCYWYEANGRSFGLHITPLTVADKFGEQLKNQQIGWVFTSATLEVGGKFDHFCQRLGIENAEQLVLQSPFDYQNQSLLCVPRYLPDTNKSNTLTALGQLLKPVIEANKGRCFLLCTSYYMMRGLADFLREHSSLNVLLQGETSKSRLLEKFVKEDHSVLVATQSFWEGIDVRGDDLSLVIIDKLPFTSPDEPLLKARMEDCKIQGGDPFNDIQIPEAVITLKQGVGRLIRDVTDRGVVIICDSRLVMRNYGQTFLKSLPPSRRTRDLGNVIQFLKQK, encoded by the coding sequence ATGACAAAATACGACGATAAAATTCAGCACGCATTTAGCGACAATGGGCTGCTTAGCCAAAATATCAGTGGATTTCGCCCACGCCAAGCACAGCTTGAAATGGCTCAAGCGGTCGCAAAAGCGGTAAAATTTGCGACACCTGTGGTGGTAGAGGCGGGGACCGGCACAGGCAAAACCTTTGCTTATCTGGTGCCGGCACTACTTTCAGGCAAGAAAACCATTCTTTCGACCGGTTCTAAAAACCTGCAAGATCAACTTTTCAACCGAGATCTTCCCACTATTCAAAAAGCCCTAAAATACAAAGGCAAAATTGCGTTACTCAAAGGACGGGCGAACTATTTGTGTTTAGAGCGTTTAGATCAAGTGACCGCAATGGGTGTATTGGGGGATAAATCCGTTCTTGCCGATTTGAAAAAAGTCAGCAAATGGCAAAATTCCACTAAAACAGGGGATTTAAGTGAATGTATTACCATTGCCGAAGATAGCCCGATTATACCGCAGTTAGTCAGCACCACCGAGAGTTGCTTAGGCTCGGATTGCCCGCATTTTAAAGATTGTTATGTGGTACAAGCCCGCCGTAAAGCAATGGATGCGGATGTAGTCGTGGTAAACCATCACCTATTTTGTGCCGATATGGCAGTAAAAGAGACCGGTTTTGGTGAGTTGATCCCTGAAGCTGAACTGGTGATTTTTGATGAAGCCCACCAACTGCCGGATATTGCCAGCCAATATTTTGGGCAATCGCTTTCTTCCCGCCAATTATTTGATATTTGTAAGGATACCAATATTGTTTACCGCACCGAACTCAAAGATCTGGCTCAATTAGGCAAAGCAGCTGATCACTTGACGAAAGTGGTACAAGATTTCCGATTATTGATGGGCGGAGAAGGTCAGATTCGTGGCAATTTGCGAGAGTTATTTCGCGATAAAAAAGTGGTTGATGGCTTGGTAAAAGTGGCTGAAAATATTGACTTTTTGAGTGAAGTGGTAAAAAAATCGCTGGGTCGGTCGGAAACCTTGGATAAAATTTTCGAGCGGTTGGCAGAAGTCAAAATTCAACTTAAAAAATTAATGGATACCGGTGTGACCGGCTATTGTTATTGGTATGAGGCGAATGGGCGATCCTTTGGGCTGCATATTACGCCGCTTACGGTGGCAGATAAATTTGGCGAGCAGTTGAAGAACCAGCAAATTGGTTGGGTGTTTACCTCAGCCACACTCGAAGTTGGTGGCAAATTCGATCATTTTTGCCAACGGCTAGGCATCGAAAATGCGGAGCAGTTGGTGTTACAAAGCCCGTTTGATTACCAAAATCAATCTTTACTCTGTGTGCCTCGCTACTTGCCGGATACTAATAAATCCAATACCTTAACTGCTCTCGGGCAATTATTAAAACCGGTGATTGAAGCAAATAAAGGACGTTGTTTCTTGCTTTGTACTTCCTATTATATGATGCGGGGTTTAGCCGACTTTTTACGCGAACACAGTTCGCTAAATGTATTGTTGCAAGGCGAAACCAGCAAAAGCCGGTTATTGGAAAAATTTGTGAAAGAAGATCACAGCGTATTGGTGGCAACCCAAAGTTTTTGGGAGGGGATTGATGTGCGGGGCGATGATTTATCGTTGGTGATTATTGATAAATTGCCTTTCACTTCACCAGACGAACCGTTACTCAAAGCCCGAATGGAAGATTGTAAAATACAGGGCGGCGATCCGTTTAACGATATTCAAATTCCGGAAGCGGTGATTACCCTCAAACAAGGCGTAGGGCGTTTAATTCGTGATGTGACCGATAGAGGTGTAGTGATTATTTGCGATTCCCGTTTGGTGATGCGAAATTATGGGCAAACTTTCTTGAAAAGTTTACCGCCGTCTAGACGCACCAGAGATTTGGGGAATGTTATTCAATTTTTGAAACAAAAATAG
- the thiQ_2 gene encoding Thiamine import ATP-binding protein ThiQ, with translation MIELNNLFITFNKGTAIENPVLRGLSLKVEQGEFVSVIGSNGAGKSTMLNAISGDCLVDSGDIIIQGNKVNSSTTWQRANQVARVFQDPMAGTCESLTIEENMALAYQRGRKRGLGFAIKRQMRELFKDKLALLGLGLENRLTDQMGRLSGGQRQAVSLLMASLQPSNILLLDEHTAALDPKTTDFVLELTNKIVREQKLTTLMVTHSMRQALDYGDRTVMLHQGQVAFDVSGEQRQKMDVPDLLQLFQQSRHEQLSDDGLLLGN, from the coding sequence ATGATTGAACTCAATAACTTATTTATTACCTTCAATAAAGGAACTGCGATTGAAAACCCTGTGCTGAGAGGCTTATCCCTAAAAGTTGAGCAAGGCGAATTTGTGTCGGTAATTGGTAGCAATGGGGCAGGTAAATCGACAATGCTCAATGCAATTAGTGGTGATTGTTTGGTTGATAGTGGCGATATTATTATCCAAGGCAATAAAGTCAATAGCAGTACAACGTGGCAACGGGCAAATCAAGTCGCCCGAGTTTTCCAAGACCCGATGGCAGGCACCTGTGAAAGCTTGACGATTGAAGAAAATATGGCACTTGCTTACCAACGTGGACGTAAACGTGGGTTGGGCTTTGCGATTAAACGCCAAATGCGAGAGTTATTTAAAGACAAACTTGCTCTGTTAGGGCTGGGTTTGGAAAATCGGCTTACTGATCAAATGGGGCGTTTATCAGGTGGGCAACGCCAAGCGGTAAGTTTACTGATGGCATCACTTCAGCCATCTAATATTTTATTATTAGATGAACACACGGCAGCACTGGATCCGAAAACCACCGATTTTGTGCTGGAACTCACCAATAAAATTGTAAGAGAACAAAAACTTACCACACTAATGGTAACTCACTCAATGCGACAAGCTCTTGATTATGGTGATAGAACCGTGATGTTGCACCAAGGGCAAGTGGCGTTTGATGTTTCGGGGGAGCAACGGCAAAAAATGGACGTGCCGGATCTGTTACAACTTTTCCAACAAAGTCGCCACGAGCAGTTGAGTGACGATGGATTATTACTCGGCAATTAA
- a CDS encoding ABC-type uncharacterized transport system, permease component — protein MCDFINYNKQMDSLIHFLSAFLTNITWIGALELGLIYALVALGVLISYKILDFPDLTADGSFPLGGAVCVISILNQVDPWLATLYGTLAGAVAGMVTASLHIGFKIEKLLASILMMIALYSINLRIMGMPNIAILGETTIYDVMPIESDLQLALVRLVMALLVVIIVKGLFDLFFATEIGLAVRATGTNSRMAKAQGIAINKMTILGMAISNALIALGGALYVQSNGGVDISIGVGTIVIGLAAVIIGEAIFSVKRIIWLTFAVIIGSILYRFFIALALNNETLNGIGFGPQDLNLITALLVVIVLAVPRIKHKLLGKRG, from the coding sequence TTGTGTGATTTCATTAACTATAATAAACAAATGGACAGTCTTATTCATTTTTTGAGTGCCTTTTTAACTAATATCACTTGGATTGGGGCGTTAGAGCTGGGCTTAATTTATGCCCTTGTTGCCCTTGGGGTATTAATTTCTTATAAAATTCTGGATTTTCCGGATCTGACTGCAGACGGCAGTTTCCCTTTAGGTGGTGCGGTGTGTGTGATCAGCATTTTAAATCAAGTTGATCCTTGGCTGGCAACTTTATACGGCACGCTTGCCGGAGCAGTAGCCGGTATGGTTACTGCAAGTTTGCATATCGGCTTTAAAATTGAGAAATTGCTAGCCAGTATTTTAATGATGATCGCACTCTATTCAATTAATCTACGCATTATGGGAATGCCGAATATTGCTATTTTAGGCGAAACCACGATTTACGATGTAATGCCGATTGAAAGCGATCTACAGTTAGCCTTAGTACGATTAGTGATGGCATTGCTGGTTGTTATTATCGTAAAAGGTTTGTTTGACCTCTTTTTCGCCACTGAAATCGGTTTGGCGGTGCGGGCAACAGGTACTAATAGCCGAATGGCGAAAGCACAGGGTATTGCGATTAATAAAATGACGATTTTAGGTATGGCGATTTCCAATGCCTTAATTGCGCTAGGCGGTGCTTTGTATGTACAAAGCAACGGTGGTGTTGATATTTCGATTGGGGTAGGAACTATCGTGATTGGCTTGGCGGCGGTGATTATCGGTGAGGCGATTTTTTCGGTAAAACGGATTATTTGGCTTACCTTTGCGGTGATTATCGGCTCAATTCTTTATCGTTTCTTCATCGCTCTTGCCCTAAATAATGAAACCTTAAACGGCATTGGTTTTGGACCACAGGATCTGAATTTAATTACAGCGTTATTGGTGGTGATTGTATTAGCGGTTCCTCGAATTAAACACAAATTGCTCGGTAAGCGAGGTTAA
- the ychM_2 gene encoding Putative sulfate transporter ychM — protein sequence MLNKWFLTKNAFLAVKPFSALKDALNAGYGKQHLIRDIISGLTVGVIAIPLSMALAIASGVPPQHGLYTAIVAGIVIALTGGSRFNISGPTAAFVVILYPVTQQFGLSGLLMATMLSGGILVLMALLRLGRLIEYIPLPVTLGFTCGIGIVIATLQIKDFLGLSIEKMPEHYLGKLEAIFSALPTLSWADSLVGIVTLLVLTRWHKLRLPIPGHLPAVFIGTLLSLLLMHFGQNVATIGSAFHYTLSDGTTGYGIPSVLPEFVLPWNLPNAEGNRIDWNLTTIQALLPAAFSMAMLGAIESLLCAVVCDNMTDTKHHSNNELLAQGLGNIASPFLGGITATAAIARSAANVRSGAVSPISSVVHALLVLFALLFLAKALSYLPLSSMAALLLVVAWNMADIPQIIQLTRRSGKNEIAVLLTCITLTVLFDMVIAITVGVLLASLLFIRTIAEMTKSFEMAHPTDLDNVLVYRISGPLFFAAADNLFADLHNKTVHTDQQIKHIVLQCDAVTVLDAGGIHALTRFVQHMLPHQQLHLCNVQFQPMRMLVRSQKTVNEIQQIQFSSDLESAFDKIRQAN from the coding sequence ATGTTAAATAAATGGTTTTTAACTAAAAATGCTTTCCTTGCAGTCAAGCCTTTTAGTGCATTAAAAGATGCGCTTAATGCAGGTTATGGCAAACAACATTTAATCAGGGATATCATTTCAGGCTTAACAGTTGGCGTTATTGCTATTCCGTTATCTATGGCATTGGCGATTGCCAGCGGTGTACCACCACAGCACGGTTTATATACGGCGATTGTTGCCGGGATTGTGATTGCCCTGACAGGCGGTTCCAGATTTAACATTTCAGGCCCGACAGCCGCTTTTGTGGTGATTCTATACCCCGTCACGCAGCAGTTTGGATTAAGTGGATTACTCATGGCAACAATGCTTTCCGGAGGAATTTTAGTATTGATGGCATTACTCCGATTAGGACGGTTAATTGAGTATATTCCACTACCTGTCACACTGGGTTTTACCTGTGGTATCGGCATTGTAATTGCTACCTTACAAATCAAAGATTTTCTGGGTTTAAGCATTGAAAAAATGCCCGAACACTATCTTGGCAAGCTAGAGGCTATTTTCTCAGCATTGCCGACCCTAAGTTGGGCTGATAGCTTAGTGGGTATCGTAACATTGTTGGTTTTAACCCGTTGGCATAAGCTACGACTACCCATTCCCGGGCATTTACCCGCTGTCTTTATCGGCACGCTGTTATCATTATTGCTGATGCATTTCGGACAAAACGTTGCTACCATCGGCTCAGCATTCCACTACACACTCTCTGACGGCACCACAGGGTATGGTATTCCAAGCGTATTACCTGAATTTGTATTACCTTGGAATCTCCCGAATGCGGAAGGAAATCGGATAGATTGGAACTTAACCACCATTCAAGCCTTATTACCGGCTGCCTTTTCAATGGCAATGCTTGGGGCTATCGAATCGTTATTATGTGCGGTAGTGTGCGATAATATGACCGATACCAAGCACCACTCTAACAACGAACTATTAGCCCAGGGCTTAGGTAATATTGCCTCGCCATTTTTAGGGGGAATTACCGCCACAGCAGCGATTGCGAGATCGGCTGCCAATGTTCGTTCCGGGGCAGTTTCCCCTATTTCTAGTGTGGTTCACGCCTTATTAGTTTTATTCGCCCTACTCTTTTTGGCTAAAGCACTTTCCTATTTGCCCCTTTCCTCAATGGCTGCACTATTATTGGTGGTAGCTTGGAATATGGCAGATATTCCACAAATCATTCAACTTACCCGCCGTTCAGGTAAAAATGAAATTGCGGTTTTACTAACTTGCATTACCCTCACGGTATTATTTGATATGGTGATTGCTATTACGGTAGGGGTGTTACTGGCAAGCCTGCTATTTATCCGTACTATTGCAGAAATGACGAAATCCTTTGAAATGGCTCACCCAACCGATTTGGATAATGTATTGGTTTATCGTATCAGTGGCCCGTTATTTTTTGCTGCCGCTGATAATCTCTTTGCCGATTTACACAATAAAACCGTACATACCGATCAGCAAATTAAACATATTGTGCTGCAATGCGATGCCGTGACGGTATTAGACGCCGGTGGTATTCACGCCCTCACCCGTTTTGTACAACATATGTTGCCACATCAACAACTTCATCTCTGTAATGTGCAATTTCAGCCAATGAGAATGCTAGTCCGCTCACAAAAAACGGTAAACGAAATCCAGCAAATTCAATTCAGTAGCGATCTTGAATCTGCCTTCGACAAAATCAGACAGGCTAACTAG